DNA from Micromonospora nigra:
GAAGTAGTTCTCCATCAGCCCGCGCGCCTCCTCGGCGGTGATGCCGAGCTGCTGGGACAGGCCGAAGGCGCTCAGCCCGTACGCCAGGCCGTAGTTCATCGCCTTGATCTTGCGCCGCTGGTCGGCGGTGACGTCGGTGACCGGCACGGCGAACACCGACGAGGCGGTGGCGGCGTGGAAGTCGTGGCCGGAGTTGAACGCCTCGATCAGCGCCGCGTCGGACGACAGGTGCGCCATGATCCGCATCTCGATCTGGCTGTAGTCGGCGGTGAGCAGGCACTCGTAGCCCTCCCCCACCACGAAGGCGCGGCGGATGCGCCGCCCCTCCTCGGTGCGGATCGGGATGTTCTGCAGGTTGGGCTCGGTGGAGGAGAGCCGGCCGGTGGCCGCCACCGTCTGGTTGAAGGTCGTGTGGATGCGACCGTCGTCGGAGACGGACTTCAGCAGACCGTCGACGGTGGACTTCAGCTTGGCCACGTCGCGGTGGCGCAGCAGGTGCTCCAGGACCGGATGCGGGTTCTGCCCGTGGAGCCACTGCAACGCGTCGGCGTCGGTCGTGTACCCGGTCTTGATCTTCTTCGTCTTCGGCAGGTTCAGCTCGCCGAACAGGATCTCCTGGAGCTGCTTGGGCGAGCCCAGGTTGAACTCGCGCCCCACCGCGGCGTACGCGCCCTGCGCGGCGGCCTTCACCTCGGCGGCGAAGTGCGCCTCCAGTTCCGACAGGTAGGTCGTGTCGGCGGCGATGCCGATGCGCTCCATGTCGGCGAGCACCCGCATCAGCGGCAACTCCACCCCGGCCATCAGCCGCGCCGACTGCTCGCCGTCGCGGGAGAGCTCGGCGTCGATCGCGTCGGCCAGGTCGAGAGTGGCCCTGGCCTGGAGCATCAGGTTCTGTTCGACTTCGCCGTCGTCGCCGAGCCCGGCGAGGGTCAGCTGGCCGGTCTCGGGGACGTCGACCCGAAGTTCGCGGTGCAGGTATCGCAGGGCCAGGTCGGTCAGGTCGTAGGACCGCTGGTCGGGACGGGCCAGGTAGGCCGCGATCTGGGTGTCGCGGGCGATGCCGTCCAGCGTCCAGCCGTGCGCGGCGAAGGCCAGTACGGCGGGCTTGCTGTCGTGCAGCACCTTGGGCCGGGCGGCGTCGGCCAGCCAGCCCGCGAGCGCGCCGTCGTCGGCCGGTTCCAGGCTCGCCGGGTCGAACCAGGCAGCCGCGCCGTCGGCGGTGGCCAGGGCCATGCCGGTGACGGTGGCGGTGTGCCGGCGGTTCGGGCCGGTGTCGAGCTTGACGGCGACGCCCACCGGGGTGCCGGCGGGGGCGTGTGTCTCCAGCCAGCCGGCCAGGGCACCGGGTGCGGCGAGCACCTCGCCGGCCAGGTCGAAGCCGGCCTCGGCCTCCGGCTCGACGGCCTCCAGGTACTGGTAGAGCCGGTCGCGCAGGATGCGGAACTGGAGGGTGTCGAAGACCTGGTGCACCGCCTCGCGGTCCCAGCCCTGCCAGCGGGCGTCCTCGGGACGGATCGGCAGGTCCAGGTCGGCGACCAGGCAGTTGATCTCGTAGTTCCGGATCACGTCGGCCAGTCGCTCGCGCAGGCTGTCGCCGGCCTTGCCCTTGATCTCGTCGGCCCGGGCGACGACGCCGTCGACCCCGCCGTAGGTGGTGATCCACTTGGCGGCCGTCTTCGGGCCGACGCCGGGAATCCCGGGCAGGTTGTCGCTGGTCTCGCCGACGAGGGCGGCCAGGTCGCGGTAGCGCTCGGGGGGCACGCCGTACTTCGCCTCGATCGCCGCCGGGTCCATCCGGGCCAGGTCGGACACGCCCTTGCGCGGGTAGAGCACGGTGATCTGCTCGCCGACGAGTTGGAAGGCGTCCCGGTCGCCGGTGCTGATCAGCACCGACATGCCCTGGTCACGGGCCTGGCAGGCCAGCGTGGCGATGATGTCGTCGGCCTCGTAGCCCTCCTTCTCGACCACCGGCACGCGCAGCGCGGCGAGGACCTCCTTGACCAGGCTGACCTGCCCCTTGAAGTCGGCCGGGGTCTCGCTGCGGCCCGCCTTGTACTCCGCGTACTTCTCCGTGCGGAAGGACCGGCGGGAGACGTCGAAGGCGACGACGATGTGGCTGGGCTGCTCGTCGCGCAGCACGTTGATCAGCATCGAGGTGAAGCCGTAGACCGCGTTGGTCGGCTGCCCGGTCGTGGTGGAGAAGTTCTCCACCGGCAGGGCGAAGAACGCCCGGTATGCCAGGGAGTGTCCGTCGACAAGAAGCAGGCGTGGGGTCGTAGCTGTCACGGCAGCGACTCTAGTCCGTACGCCCGACAGTCTTCGCCTCGACGTGACCGTCGGCAACGGAACCGGCCGGTGGGTTTCCACCCACCGGCCGGTCCGCGACGCGGGTCACGCCACGCCGAGGTACGCCTCCTTGACCGCCGGGTCGTGCAGCAGGGCCTGGCCGGTGCCCTCCTTGACGATCGAGCCGGTCTCCAGCACGTAGCCCCGGTGGGCCCGGGCGAGGGCCTGCTGGGCGTTCTGCTCCACCAGCAGGATGGTCGTGCCCTGCTCGTTGATCCGTGTGATGATCTCGAAGATCTGCTGGATCAGCTTGGGCGCGAGCCCCATCGACGGCTCGTCGAGCAGCAGCAGCCGCGGCCGGGCCATCAGGGCCCGACCGACCGCGAGCATCTGCTGTTCGCCGCCGGAGAGGGTGCCACCGGCCTGCTTGCGGCGCTCGGCCAGCCGGGGGAACAGGTCCAGCACCATCGCCATGTCCTTGGCGATCTCCGAGCGGTCCCGGCGGGTGTAGGCCCCCATCTCCAGGTTCTCCAGCACCGTCATGCCGGGGAACACGCCCCGCCCCTCGGGCGCCTGGCCGATACCCCTGATGACACGCAGATCGGCGCGCATCCGGGTGATGTCGGTGCCGTCGAAGACGATGGAGCCCGAGGCCACCGGCCGCAGCCCGGAGATCGCCCGCATGGTGGTGGTCTTGCCGGCGCCGTTCGCACCGATCAGCGCCACCACCTCGCCCTCGTTGACGACCAGGCTGATCCCGTGCAGGGCCTGGATGCGCCCGTAGAGCAGGGTCAGGTCCTTGATCTCAAGCAGCATCGGTCGGCACCCCCAGGTAGGCGGCGATCACGTGCGGGTTCTCGCGGACGTCCGCGGGCAGCCCGTCGGCGATCTTCTCGCCGAACTCCAGCACCACGATCCGGTCGGTGACGCCCATGACCAGTCGCATGTCGTGTTCGATGAGCAGCACGGTGGTGCCGCTGTCCCGGATCTTGCGGATGAGGACGAGCAGTTCCTCCTTCTCCGCCGGGGTGAAGCCGGCGGCCGGCTCGTCCAGGCAGAGCAGGGTCGGATCCGTCGCCAGGGCCCGCGCGATCTCCAGCCGCCGCTGCTCGCCGTACGACAGGTTGCGGGCCAGGTCGTTGACGCGCCGCTCGATGCCGACGAAACGCAGCAGTTCGTGGGCCTTGTCCCGGCCGTGCCGCTCCTCCTTCCAGTGCCTCGGCAGCCGCAGCATGGCGGAGATGACGCTGGTCTTGTGGTGGGCGTCCGCGCCCACCATCACGTTCTCCAGCGCGGTCATCTCCGGGAAGAGCCGGATGTTCTGGAACGTCCGCGCGATGCCCGCCTTGGTGATCCACGACCGGCGCCGGCCGCTGACCCGCTCCCCCTTGAACCGGATCTCGCCCTCGGTGGGGCGGTAGACGCCGGTCATGGCGTTGAAGCAGGTGGTCTTGCCGGCGCCGTTGGGGCCGATCAGCCCCAGGATCTCCCCCTTGTACAGGGTGAAGGTGACGTCGTTGAGTGCGACCACGCCGCCGAAGCGCAGCGTGACGTGGTCGACCTCCAGCAGCGGCTCCCGGCCGGCCGGGTCCACCGGTGCCCGATGCGCCTCGGCGGGGCCGGACGGCGGCTCGGGCGGCACGCCCACCGTGCTCCGGCCGTCGGCCACGATGTCGCGGTCGCTGCTCTCGTCCCGCTCGGTGTTCATCTTCGGCTCACTCATTGGGCACCGTCTCCTGCAACCGCTTCCTTGCGCCGGTCGGCGAACTCGGCCGCCCGCCGCCTGTTCGGCACCAGCCCCTGCGGGCGGAAGATCATCATCACGATGACCACCAGGCCGAAGATCAGGATGCGGTACTCGGCGGTGTCGATCTCCAGACCGATGATCCCACCGAACCCCCGGAACCACTCCGGCAGATACCAGGTGAGCGCACCACCCACGATGGCACCCTTGATGCCGCCCGCGCCACCGAGGATCACCGCGGCGAGCACCAGGATCGAACTTTCCAGCAGGAAGCTGTCGGAGTTGATGAAGGTCTGCTTGCCGGCGAAGATCGCGCCGGTCAGACCACCCACCGCCGCACCGATGGCGAACGCCCAGAGCTTGTACTTGAACGTCGGCACACCCATGATCTCGGCGGCGTCCTCGTCCTCACGGATCGCCACCCAGGCCCGGCCGACCCGGCTGTGCTCCAGGTTCCGCATCAGGAAGATGACCAGGATGATCACCGTGAGGATCAGCCAGTAGTACGGCTTGGAGTCCACCACGCTGAACAGCGGCTGGCCGTCCGAGCCCGTGCCCGGCGGGTGCGCCACCTCGGGGATGCCCCGCTGGCCCTGCAACAGGCCCTCGTTGCGGGCGGCGTAGAGCCGGATCATCTCGGCGAAGCCGAGCGTCACGATCGCCAGGTAGTCGCCCCGCAGCCGCAGGGTCGGGGTACCCAGGATGACACCCGAGACCATCGTCACGGCGATCGCCACCGGCACCGCCGCCAGCCACGGCCAGGTCAGGTCGAGTCGGCTCTCCGGCGAGGTCAGCAGCGCCACCGTGTACGCGCCGATCGCGTAGAAGCCGAAGTAGCCCAGGTCGAGCAGGCCGGTGAAGCCGACCACCACGTTCAGGCCGACGGCCAGCAGCACGAACACCGCGGTGTCGAACAGCACCGCCGCGAAGTCCGACCGGGTGGTGTAGAACGCGAAGTACTCGCTGCCGATCGGAAAGCCCAGGTACTCGTAGAACCAGCGGTTGGGCAGGATGTAGAGGAAGACGACCAGCGCTGCCAGGCCGGCCCAGCGGACCTGCCGGGGCATGTTCGCCCAACGCTGCTTGAACTGGGACAAGCGTCCCTTGTTCGCGGTGACGCTCATGCGCGTGCCCTCCCCAGCGACTCACCGAGCAGACCGGTCGGCCGGAACATCAGGAGGATGACCAGCAGCACGAAGCCGGTGAAGTCCTTCCAGTCGCCGCCGAACAGGCCGGCGGCGTAGTTCTCCGCGATGCCCAGCAGCAGCCCGCCGAGCAACGCCCCGCGCAGGTTACCGATCCCGCCGAGCACCGCCGCCGAGAACGCCTTCAACCCGATGAGGAAGCCGACGTTGAACTTGGTGTAGCCGTACCGGAGGTTCCACAGCAGGGCCGCCACGCCGGCCATGAGACCGCCGAGGACGAAGACCAGCATGATGACCCGGTCCTTGTTGACGCCCATCAGCGCGGCGGTGTCGGCGTCCTGGGCCACGGCCCGGATGCCGCGACCGAGGCGGCTGCGGTTCACGAACTGGTCCAGCGCCACCATCATCACCAGGGTGACACCGAGAACCATCACCTGGATGTTGGTCACCGAGGCGCCGAAGACCGTGAACAGCGTCTCCGAGGGGATCAGCACCGGCATGCCGAACGGGGCCCGCTCGGTGCCCACACCGAACGACTCGGCGATCACGAACGACGCGCCGATGGCGGTGATCAGGAACGCCAGCGGCGGGGCGTTGCGCTTGCGCAGCGGCCGGTAGGCCACCACCTCGACGGTGACCGCGGTGGCCGCCGAGGCCAGCGCGGCGGCACCCAGACCGGCGAGGACCGCGAGCAGCATCCCCCCGAAGGCGGGGGCGGCGGTGTTCTGGTTGTAACCGAACGCCTCCCAGGTCCACAGGCCGACGAAGGTGCCGACCATGAAGACCTCGGAGTGGGCAAAGTTGATCAGACGGAGGACACCGTAGACGAGGGTGTAGCCGAGGGCCACGAGCGCGTAGATCGCGCCCTGCTCCAACCCGGTAATGGTGAGTGCGGGAAAGTTCCCGATCAGCTCATCGAAGTTCACTGAGGGCTCCAACTGTGCGGCCAAACGGTGCGGCCGGGAGCAGAACTCCCGGCCGCGTCGTCTGGCGTCCCGTTAGGCGGAACCGGATATCCGGTCAGGCCTTGGGGATCTCGATGTCCGGAACGACCTGACCCGCGTTGACCTTGAAGGCCCAGACCACGACCTGGGTCGGGTCCAACTCACCGTTGGGCCCGAACTTGTAGGTCACACCGGTGGCGGTGCCGGCCTTGTTGTAGGCCTTGATGAAGGCGAGGATGTCCTCACGGCTGGACTTCCCGTCCTTGATGGCCTCGAGGAAGATCTTCGTGATGTCGTAGGACACGTCGCCGTAGGTGCCCGGTTCGGCGTTGAACGCCGCCTTGTAGTCGGTCAGGAAGGTGCCCTTGGCCGCGGTGGCCGGGGCGCACGGGCAGGTCAGGACGGTGCCCTCGGCGACCGCGTCGCCGGCGACCTTGATGAAGTTGGCGTCGTTGACGCCGTCACCGGCCACCATCGTGCCCTTCCAGCCGGCCTCCTTGAGCTGCTTGAGCAGCAGGCCCGCCTCGGTGTAGTAGCCACCGAAGAAGAGGACGTTGGAACCACTGCCAATGATCTTGGTGACGACGGCGGAGAAGTTGGTCTGCTTGACCTGGATCTTGTCCTCGCCGGCCACGGTGCCGAGGACCTTCTTGACCTCGTCCACCAGGCCCGCGCCGTACGCCGACTGGTCGTCGACGACGTAGACCTTCTCGGCCTTCAGCACGTTCTTGATGTACCGGCCGGCGGCCGGCCCCTGGGAGGTGTCGTTACCGACGCCCCGGTGGAAGATCTTCCAGCCCTTGGTGCTCAGGCTCGGGCGGGTCGCCGACGGGGTGATGATCGGCAGACCGGCCTGGTCGAAGATCGGGTCGGCGACCTCGGACTCACCCGAGAACGCCGGGCCGACGATGCCGACGACCTTGGCGTCGCCGACGGCCTGCTGGGCGAGCGCCGGAGCCTTGGCCGGGTCGCCCTGGGAGTCGTACTCCACCAGGTTGACCTTGCAGTCGGCGTTCTCCGCGTTGTACTGGTCGATGGCCAGCTTGGTGCCGTTGCGCATGTGGATGCCGAGACCCGCGGCGTCGCCGGTCAGCGGACCGAAGAAACCCAACTTGAGGTCACAGGCGGCCGAGCTGCCTTCGCCCTCGGTACCACTGTCGGCCTTACAAGCGGCCGCGCCACTGATGACGAGCGCGCTGATGGCCACACCACCGAGCACCCGTGCGAGCTTCTGCCTCACGGCTCGTACCCTCCTTGTTCGATGGCCCGACCCATCGCACGAAAGCACTGCGAGGTGGACCAGGCCGACCGCGATCCCGGTCTGGGCCGGGACGTTATCCCACACGTGAGCGATGGCGTAAGCCCTGGGCGGGGGGGTTGATCGAACCGTTACACGCGGTGGCGGATCGGAAACGATCGCTGTAAGAAACGTCAGTCGCGAGGCTCCTGCACCTTTGTTTCGTTGGTAACGACCGAATCGACCTTCACCCGCTACGAATCGAGCTTGGTAAACCCGGTTGACCAGGCACGGAATCCGTCGGCCCCGTCGGCGAACAGCACCAGCCGATCGTCACCCACCACCACCGACGAGACCCCGTCGCGCTCCGCCGGCACCATCACGGGCCGCCACGAGGAACCCGCGTCACCCGATGACCACACGGCCGCGCCGTCACCGGACACCGCCGCCACCACCCGAGCGCCCCTGGCCGCCAACCCGACCACCGACCGCACCCCGCCACCCCCGGTGGCACCTTCCGGGCCGGCGGCCCCGAACCGGGCGGCCAACTCCCAGCCGGCTGCCGCGCGCCGCCACACCGCGAAACCCGCCCCCGCCGGCCCCACCGCCACCACGGCGGCACCCGCCAGCACCACCCGCCGAACCGACCCCCCGTCCCCGCCGGCCGCCCCGCCCGCACCAGCCGACGGCAGCGGCCAGCGACGCCAGCCACGGCCGTCCGTCGATGTCCAGGCCACGGGCAGGAAACCGGTGCCGTCCGGCGGCAGCAGGTCCCCCACCACCAGCCACCCGTCCGGCACCGCCACGACGTCGTGGGCTGTCGTGCGCCCCCGCCCGTCCCCGGCCAGTTCGGGCAGCGCGGCCGGCGGCTCCAGTTCCGCCGCCCCGGGTTCCCCCGCCCCCGGCGCGGCCCCCCGGCCGGGCACACCTGACGGGTCGGGCGTCGACGTCCCGCCCGGGGTCGTGACCGCCAACGGCCCCCCGTCCGGCGGCGACCAGGACCAGACCGCCGCGCCCGCCACCCGGCTGCCCGCCACCAGCCATCCGGCCGGGGCACCCGCCACCCGGGACACGGCCACCGCCTCGGGCCCGCCGAACACCTCGAACTCCGCCGGCACCTCCACCAACGCGCCACCCGCGACCCGCCACGCGCTCACCCGGGGATTGCCGTGCACGCCACCGGACTTCGCCCCCACCGCGACCACCGAACGGCCGCGGCAGGCCACCGCGTACAGGACGTTCTGCGCGCCGTAGAACGACACCGCCCGCACCGCAGCCGCCGACCAGGTCACCGCGTCGGCGCTGGACCACAGCGCCGGCCGGGTGCCCCCGGCCGCGTCGCGCACCGCGCCCGCCGCGTAGAAGCGGCCCATGCACGCCGCAGCGTCACGCACCACGGGAACGCCGGGCGGGCCGGGCGGCACCGGGAGCACGGCGGGTTGCCACGCGGGGCGCAGCGGGGCCGGCGCCGGCGACGCGCCCCGACAGCCGGCCGCGGCGAGCACGCCCGAGAGGACCACCGCCGTCAGGGCCACCACCGCACGTCGCGCCCGCACCCATCCGATGCTATCGATCGGGTACGCCGCCGCCCCGTCGCGGAGGCCGCCGCCCGACGGACGTCGACCCCGGGGCGGCGCGACGGATCAGGAGGCGGGCAGAGCCACCTCGCCGCCGGCGGTCTCGGCGAGGATCCGCTCGGCGACCTCCTTCATGGTCATCCGGTGGTCCATCGCCGTGCGCTGGATCCACTTGAACGCCTGCGGCTCGGTCATGCCGTACGTCGTCATCAGCGCGCCCTTGGCCCGCTCCACCGTCTTGCGGATCTCCAGCCGGTCGGTCAGGCCGGCGACCTCCGCCTCCAGCGCGGCGAACTCCGAGTAGCGGGACAGCGCGATCTCCACCGCCGGCACCAGGTCGCTCTTCTGGAACGGCTTCACCAGGTAGGCCATGGCGCCGGCCGCCCGCGCCCGCTCCACCAGGTCACGCTGACTGAACGCGGTCAGGATGATCACCGGGGCGATCCGGGCGCCGGCGATCCGCTCGGCGGCGGCCAGCCCATCCATGATCGGCATCTTGATGTCGAGGATGACGAGATCGGGCTTGAGCTCCTCGGCCAGCCGGACGGCGGACTCGCCGTCACCGGCCTCGCCGACGACCTCGTAACCCTCCTCGGCCAGCATCTCCGCCAGGTCCAGCCGGATGAGCGCCTCGTCTTCGGCGATCAGTACGCGCCTGCGCTCGGCATCCGTCTGCATCTCGGCCACGAGCCACTCCCACCAGTCTGCGCGCGATACCCGCCGTGCCGGGTATCGCCGCCACTAGCGTAGTAGGTAACCTATGGCGTGACGCGACAGCGTCGGCTAGGTCGGTCCCCGTATTCCAACCGGTAGAGAAGCGGAGCTCAAACCTCCGACAGTGTGGGTTCGAATCCCACCGGGGGCACCGGAACTGTCATTCCAGGTGTTCGAAGATCGCGTGGCCCCGCCCACCGGTCAGCAGGCCACCCGGTCGAGCGCCTGCTCCAGATCGGCGCGCAGATCCTCCGGGTCCTCCAGCCCCACCGACAGGCGCAGCAGCCCGGCGGCCGGCTTCGCCTCGCCCTGCACCGGCCGGTGGGTCAGCGACGCCGGGTGCTGGATGAGGGTGTCCACCCCGCCCAGCGACACCGCGTGGGTGATCAGCCGGCAGGCGTCCGCGACGGCGCAGGCGGCGGGCGCACCACCGCGTACCTCGAAGGCGAGCAGGCTGCCCGGTCCGGACATCTGCCGGCCGACGAGCCCGGCAGGGTCGTGCAGCGACGGGTGGTGGACCCGGGCGACGGCGGGGTGGCCGGTGAGCCAGGCGGC
Protein-coding regions in this window:
- the polA gene encoding DNA polymerase I, which translates into the protein MTATTPRLLLVDGHSLAYRAFFALPVENFSTTTGQPTNAVYGFTSMLINVLRDEQPSHIVVAFDVSRRSFRTEKYAEYKAGRSETPADFKGQVSLVKEVLAALRVPVVEKEGYEADDIIATLACQARDQGMSVLISTGDRDAFQLVGEQITVLYPRKGVSDLARMDPAAIEAKYGVPPERYRDLAALVGETSDNLPGIPGVGPKTAAKWITTYGGVDGVVARADEIKGKAGDSLRERLADVIRNYEINCLVADLDLPIRPEDARWQGWDREAVHQVFDTLQFRILRDRLYQYLEAVEPEAEAGFDLAGEVLAAPGALAGWLETHAPAGTPVGVAVKLDTGPNRRHTATVTGMALATADGAAAWFDPASLEPADDGALAGWLADAARPKVLHDSKPAVLAFAAHGWTLDGIARDTQIAAYLARPDQRSYDLTDLALRYLHRELRVDVPETGQLTLAGLGDDGEVEQNLMLQARATLDLADAIDAELSRDGEQSARLMAGVELPLMRVLADMERIGIAADTTYLSELEAHFAAEVKAAAQGAYAAVGREFNLGSPKQLQEILFGELNLPKTKKIKTGYTTDADALQWLHGQNPHPVLEHLLRHRDVAKLKSTVDGLLKSVSDDGRIHTTFNQTVAATGRLSSTEPNLQNIPIRTEEGRRIRRAFVVGEGYECLLTADYSQIEMRIMAHLSSDAALIEAFNSGHDFHAATASSVFAVPVTDVTADQRRKIKAMNYGLAYGLSAFGLSQQLGITAEEARGLMENYFAGFGGVRDYLQEVVARARQDGYTSTVLGRRRYLPDLVSDNRQRREMAERMALNAPIQGSAADIIKVAMLHVDTALRDAGLRSRMLLQVHDELVFEVAPGERETLEALVRREMGGAYPLSVPLEVSVGEGRDWNSADH
- a CDS encoding ABC transporter ATP-binding protein, whose amino-acid sequence is MLLEIKDLTLLYGRIQALHGISLVVNEGEVVALIGANGAGKTTTMRAISGLRPVASGSIVFDGTDITRMRADLRVIRGIGQAPEGRGVFPGMTVLENLEMGAYTRRDRSEIAKDMAMVLDLFPRLAERRKQAGGTLSGGEQQMLAVGRALMARPRLLLLDEPSMGLAPKLIQQIFEIITRINEQGTTILLVEQNAQQALARAHRGYVLETGSIVKEGTGQALLHDPAVKEAYLGVA
- a CDS encoding ABC transporter ATP-binding protein; the encoded protein is MSEPKMNTERDESSDRDIVADGRSTVGVPPEPPSGPAEAHRAPVDPAGREPLLEVDHVTLRFGGVVALNDVTFTLYKGEILGLIGPNGAGKTTCFNAMTGVYRPTEGEIRFKGERVSGRRRSWITKAGIARTFQNIRLFPEMTALENVMVGADAHHKTSVISAMLRLPRHWKEERHGRDKAHELLRFVGIERRVNDLARNLSYGEQRRLEIARALATDPTLLCLDEPAAGFTPAEKEELLVLIRKIRDSGTTVLLIEHDMRLVMGVTDRIVVLEFGEKIADGLPADVRENPHVIAAYLGVPTDAA
- a CDS encoding branched-chain amino acid ABC transporter permease, with the translated sequence MSVTANKGRLSQFKQRWANMPRQVRWAGLAALVVFLYILPNRWFYEYLGFPIGSEYFAFYTTRSDFAAVLFDTAVFVLLAVGLNVVVGFTGLLDLGYFGFYAIGAYTVALLTSPESRLDLTWPWLAAVPVAIAVTMVSGVILGTPTLRLRGDYLAIVTLGFAEMIRLYAARNEGLLQGQRGIPEVAHPPGTGSDGQPLFSVVDSKPYYWLILTVIILVIFLMRNLEHSRVGRAWVAIREDEDAAEIMGVPTFKYKLWAFAIGAAVGGLTGAIFAGKQTFINSDSFLLESSILVLAAVILGGAGGIKGAIVGGALTWYLPEWFRGFGGIIGLEIDTAEYRILIFGLVVIVMMIFRPQGLVPNRRRAAEFADRRKEAVAGDGAQ
- a CDS encoding branched-chain amino acid ABC transporter permease; protein product: MNFDELIGNFPALTITGLEQGAIYALVALGYTLVYGVLRLINFAHSEVFMVGTFVGLWTWEAFGYNQNTAAPAFGGMLLAVLAGLGAAALASAATAVTVEVVAYRPLRKRNAPPLAFLITAIGASFVIAESFGVGTERAPFGMPVLIPSETLFTVFGASVTNIQVMVLGVTLVMMVALDQFVNRSRLGRGIRAVAQDADTAALMGVNKDRVIMLVFVLGGLMAGVAALLWNLRYGYTKFNVGFLIGLKAFSAAVLGGIGNLRGALLGGLLLGIAENYAAGLFGGDWKDFTGFVLLVILLMFRPTGLLGESLGRARA
- a CDS encoding branched-chain amino acid ABC transporter substrate-binding protein, yielding MRQKLARVLGGVAISALVISGAAACKADSGTEGEGSSAACDLKLGFFGPLTGDAAGLGIHMRNGTKLAIDQYNAENADCKVNLVEYDSQGDPAKAPALAQQAVGDAKVVGIVGPAFSGESEVADPIFDQAGLPIITPSATRPSLSTKGWKIFHRGVGNDTSQGPAAGRYIKNVLKAEKVYVVDDQSAYGAGLVDEVKKVLGTVAGEDKIQVKQTNFSAVVTKIIGSGSNVLFFGGYYTEAGLLLKQLKEAGWKGTMVAGDGVNDANFIKVAGDAVAEGTVLTCPCAPATAAKGTFLTDYKAAFNAEPGTYGDVSYDITKIFLEAIKDGKSSREDILAFIKAYNKAGTATGVTYKFGPNGELDPTQVVVWAFKVNAGQVVPDIEIPKA
- a CDS encoding ANTAR domain-containing response regulator → MAEMQTDAERRRVLIAEDEALIRLDLAEMLAEEGYEVVGEAGDGESAVRLAEELKPDLVILDIKMPIMDGLAAAERIAGARIAPVIILTAFSQRDLVERARAAGAMAYLVKPFQKSDLVPAVEIALSRYSEFAALEAEVAGLTDRLEIRKTVERAKGALMTTYGMTEPQAFKWIQRTAMDHRMTMKEVAERILAETAGGEVALPAS